Proteins from a single region of Sesamum indicum cultivar Zhongzhi No. 13 linkage group LG5, S_indicum_v1.0, whole genome shotgun sequence:
- the LOC110011997 gene encoding uncharacterized protein LOC110011997, with protein sequence MMQAKAASTPLPSGIKLSSDAGALLRNPDSFRRLVGRLLYLSFTRPDISHAVQQLSQYLNHPCDAHWNAALHVVKYLKGCPSLGLFLPADNSLVLQGYCDADWASCSDSRRSLTGFCLFLGPALISWKTKKQSTVSRSTAEAEYRSLAATVCELRWISYLLADIGVHVSLPISLFCDNKAALHILANPVFHERTEHIEIDCHLVRNAYKEGFIDPVLVRSFAQLADVFTKALPLKVFGSFLSKLGLVSFAPSPTCGGAVGSSSIDGVHDYITTIDDHQSAAVDAGAGATADMLDRG encoded by the coding sequence ATGATGCAGGCCAAGGCTGCCTCAACGCCACTCCCCTCTGGCATCAAATTAAGCTCGGATGCAGGTGCTCTACTTCGTAATCCTGATTCCTTCAGGCGTCTTGTGGGCAGGTTGCTTTATTTAAGTTTCACCAGACCGGATATTTCCCACGCCGTTCAACAGTTGAGCCAATACTTGAACCATCCCTGTGACGCACACTGGAATGCTGCTCTCCATGTCGTCAAATATCTCAAAGGATGCCCCTCACTTGGGTTGTTTCTCCCTGCTGATAATTCTCTGGTTTTGCAGGGGTATTGTGATGCCGACTGGGCATCATGCTCGGATTCTAGGCGATCCTTAACCGGTTTTTGTCTCTTCCTTGGACCTGCTCTCATTTCctggaaaacaaagaaacaatcaACTGTTTCTAGGTCTACCGCGGAGGCGGAGTATCGCAGCCTCGCAGCTACGGTTTGTGAACTCCGTTGGATATCTTACTTGCTCGCAGATATTGGCGTACATGTTTCTTTGCCTATCTCTTTGTTTTGCGATAACAAGGCTGCGTTACACATTCTTGCTAATCCGGTTTTTCACGAGCGCACTGAACACATCGAGATTGACTGTCATCTTGTTCGCAATGCTTATAAGGAGGGGTTCATTGATCCTGTCTTAGTTCGCAGTTTTGCTCAACTCGCAGATGTTTTTACCAAGGCGCTTCCACTGAAGGTGTTTGGCTCTTTTTTATCCAAGTTGGGCTTGGTGTCTTTTGCCCCCAGTCCCACTTGTGGGGGGGCTGTTGGATCTTCTTCCATTGATGGAGTTCATGACTACATTACCACCATAGATGATCATCAAAGTGCTGCGGTAGATGCAGGTGCTGGAGCTACAGCTGATATGTTGGACAGAGGATAA